A single genomic interval of Daucus carota subsp. sativus chromosome 1, DH1 v3.0, whole genome shotgun sequence harbors:
- the LOC108220328 gene encoding ATP-dependent helicase rhp16 has product MNPNADPNSLLPIKGDDYQQEASWDEGSVTMDISDCELGDRKELIVGNDTQGRKESPILMWKAWEDENARWLENIQLTFFKMCDHSGLMWKAWEEDHWRWLRSLNDADADIDLANVNDVLAETAEPPSSVIMPLLRYQKEWLAWALQQEESAARGGILADEMGMGKTVQAIALVLAKKELQGAGDGDFPQQSSSLGLPKAKATLVICPLIAVTQWVNEISRVTVTGSQKVMVYHGSKRGKSLHEFLDHDFVITTYSVVQAEYRKFFLPEKQECPWCGELFHEEFFALHQDNCVCYPEYVLGKNKPLIKCLKNKEPLKKGKRLSKDKASGAGSSTNDSEGADKGPHLSSVDWNRIILDEAHHIKDNLSSTSHAVLSLNSTYKWALSGTPLQNRVGELYSLIRFLQIFPYSYYFCEDCDCRSPNCSVIECSICNHKTYRHFCWWDKYITRPIKLGGHTGRGRDAMLLLKHKILKSILLRRTKVGRSADLALPPKMIFLRRDSLDIKEEDYLRSLYNDTQAQFNTYAEGTVVNNYANIYDRLMRVRQALNHPYLVVYSKNALSQSSVANDDGEVKCGLCHESVEDPVVNACGHTFCQFCMINFSASAGQGSCPTCFITGFKSSSILNRIRLHDFKTSTKLEALREEIRFMVQRDGTAKGIVFSQFPSFLDLIHYSLQKSGVQCVQLDGSTNMKARNTAIKRFNEDPDCKLFLMSLKAGGTALNLTVASHVFLMDVWWNPAVEQQAQDRVHRIGQCKPVRVVRFVIEGSVEERILKLQEKKKLVFEGTVSGSADALGKLSERDLKFLFST; this is encoded by the exons ATGAATCCCAACGCCGATCCCAATTCTCTACTTCCGATCAAGG GAGATGATTATCAGCAAGAAGCAAGCTGGGATGAAGGTAGTGTCACTATGGACATTTCGGATTGTGAATTAGGTGATAGAAAAGAATTGATTGTTGGAAACGACACTCAAGGGAGAAAGGAAAGCCCAATCTTGATGTGGAAAGCTTGGGAAGATGAAAATGCCAGATGGTTAGAAAACATACAACTAACATTTTTTAAGatgt GTGATCATTCTGGTTTGATGTGGAAAGCCTGGGAAGAAGACCATTGGAGATGGTTACGCTCTCTCAACGATGCCGATGCAGACATAGATTTGGCGAATGTCAATGATGTTCTTGCCGAGACTGCAGAACCGCCGAGCAGTGTGATTATGCCTCTGCTGAGGTATCAGAAAGAGTGGTTAGCGTGGGCGCTGCAGCAGGAGGAATCTGCAGCCCGGGGAGGCATACTTGCCGATGAGATGGGGATGGGCAAGACTGTCCAGGCCATCGCACTGGTCCTGGCTAAGAAGGAACTTCAAGGAGCTGGGGATGGAGATTTCCCCCAACAAAGTTCATCTCTTGGGTTGCCAAAAGCGAAGGCGACCCTTGTCATATGTCCTCTCATTGCGGTGACGCAATGGGTCAACGAGATTAGCCGTGTCACGGTGACAGGTAGCCAAAAGGTGATGGTCTATCATGGATCCAAGAGGGGCAAGTCCCTTCATGAATTCTTGGATCATGATTTCGTGATTACCACGTATTCTGTCGTCCAAGCTGAATACAGGAAGTTTTTCTTGCCGGAGAAACAAGAATGCCCTTGGTGTGGAGAGTTGTTTCACGAAGAGTTTTTTGCTCTTCACCAAGATAATTGTGTGTGTTATCCAGAATATGTTTTGGGGAAGAACAAGCCGTTGATAAAGTGTCTAAAGAATAAGGAACCTCTAAAGAAAGGGAAGAGGTTGAGTAAGGACAAGGCCTCTGGAGCTGGTTCTTCAACTAATGATTCGGAAGGAGCTGATAAAGGCCCACATTTGTCCTCCGTGGACTGGAACCGAATAATCTTGGATGAG GCTCACCATATTAAAGATAATCTAAGTAGCACTTCGCATGCTGTTCTTTCCTTAAACTCTACCTACAAATGGGCTCTAAGTGGCACTCCCCTTCAAAATCGTGTTGGAGAACTTTACTCACTT ATCCGCTTCCTCCAGATTTTTCCATATTCTTATTACTTTTGCGAGGATTGTGATTGCAGATCACCTAATTGCAG TGTAATTGAATGTTCAATTTGCAATCATAAAACTTACAGACACTTTTGCTGGTGGGACAAA TATATTACCCGACCAATAAAATTGGGAGGACATACTGGGCGTGGCAGAGATGCAATGCTTTTGCTGAAGCATAAGATTTTGAAAAGTATACTCCTTAGGCGTACTAAAGTGGGTAGATCTGCTGATCTTGCACTTCCTCCGAAAATG ATCTTTTTACGACGGGACTCGCTGGATATCAAGGAAGAGGATTACCTCAGATCATTGTACAACGATACTCAGGCCCAATTTAACAC ATATGCAGAAGGAACTGTTGTGAATAACTACGCCAACATCTATGATCGCCTCATGCGTGTTCGGCAG GCTTTGAATCATCCGTACCTAGTGGTATACTCTAAAAATGCCCTGAGCCAATCAAGTGTGGCGAATGATGATGGTGAAGTAAAATGCGGGCTGTGTCATGAATCTGTAGAAGATCCTGTG GTTAATGCATGTGGACATACCTTCTGTCAATTTTGTATGATCAACTTCTCAGCTAGTGCGGGACAAGGCTCATGCCCTACATGCTTCATTACAGGTTTTAAGAGCTCAAGTATTCTCAACAGAATTCGGCTTCATGACTTCAAGACTAGTACAAAACTAGAGGCTTTG AGGGAAGAAATTAGATTTATGGTTCAGAGGGATGGTACTGCAAAAGGAATCGTTTTTAGCCAATTCCCATCATTCTTGGATTTGATTCACTATTCGCTGCAGAAG TCAGGAGTTCAGTGTGTTCAGTTGGATGGATCTACTAATATGAAGGCAAGAAATACTGCCATCAAAAGGTTTAACGAGGACCCAGATTGTAAATTATTTCTGATGAGCTTGAAAGCGGGAGGGACTGCACTTAATCTCACAGTGGCATCACAT GTATTCTTGATGGACGTGTGGTGGAATCCTGCAGTTGAGCAACAGGCTCAAGATAGAGTACATAGAATTGGGCAGTGTAAACCTGTGAG GGTTGTGAGGTTCGTAATAGAAGGTTCAGTTGAAGAAAGAATCTTAAAGTTGCAAGAGAAGAAGAAATTAGTATTTGAAGG GACTGTTAGTGGGTCGGCCGATGCACTGGGAAAGTTATCAGAGAGAGACTTGAAATTCCTGTTTTCAACATAA
- the LOC108220338 gene encoding ATP-dependent helicase rhp16 gives MGFKSNLLGDFVNVLKGQLARDRSGLMWKVWEEDHWRWLSSLNDVEADIDLENVNDVLAETAEPPSSVIMPLLRYQKEWLAWALQQEESAAKGGILADEMGMGKTAQAIALVMAKKEIEGAGDGAFPQPSSSSGLPKVKATLVICPVIALMQWANEISRFTLAGSNKVLIYYGSKRERSLKEFADHDFVITTYSVVETEYRKHVLPEKQECPWCGELFHEEFLPLHRDFKCYPEYVLGKTKPLKKKNTDAGVDERNKEVLKKGKRLSKDKASGAGSSANDSEGADKGPRERNCNLYSVDWNRIILDEAHHIKDNRSSTSHAVLSFNSTYKWALSGTPLQNRVGELYSLIRFLQIFPYSYYFCEDCDCRTPNSSLIECSICNHKTYRHFCWWDKYITRPIKLGGHTGRGRDAMLLLKHKILKSILLRRTKVGRSADLALPPKMIFLRRDSLDIKEEDYLRSLYNDTQAQFNTYVTEGTVMNNYANIYNRLTRVRQALNHPYLVVYSKNALSQSSVANDDGEVKCGLCHKSVEDPVVNACGHTFCQSCLINFSASAGQGSCPTCFITGFKSSSILNRIRLGDFKTSTKLEALREEIRFMVQRDGTAKGVVFSQFPSFLDLIHYSLQKSGVQCVQLDGSTNMKARDTAIKRFNEDPDCRLFLTSLKAGGTALNLTVASHVFLMDVWWNPAVEQQAQDRVHRIGQFKPVRVVRFVIEGSVEERILELQEKKQLVFEGTVSGSADALGKLSERDLKFLFSI, from the exons ATGGGATTTAAATCGAATTTACTAGGGGATTTTGTAAATGTGTTGAAAGGCCAGCTTGCGC GAGATCGTTCTGGTTTGATGTGGAAAGTCTGGGAAGAAGACCATTGGAGATGGTTAAGCTCTCTCAACGATGTCGAGGCAGACATTGATTTGGAAAATGTCAATGATGTTCTTGCCGAGACGGCTGAACCACCGAGCAGTGTGATTATGCCTCTGCTGAGGTATCAAAAAGAGTGGTTAGCATGGGCGCTGCAGCAGGAGGAGTCTGCAGCCAAAGGAGGCATCCTTGCAGACGAAATGGGGATGGGCAAGACGGCTCAAGCCATCGCGCTTGTGATGGCTAAGAAGGAAATTGAAGGAGCCGGGGATGGAGCATTCCCCCAACCAAGTTCATCCTCTGGTTTGCCAAAGGTGAAAGCCACTCTTGTGATTTGCCCTGTGATTGCTCTGATGCAATGGGCAAATGAGATCAGCCGCTTCACCTTGGCAGGAAGCAACAAGGTGTTAATATATTATGGATCCAAGAGGGAGAGGTCCCTTAAGGAGTTCGCAGACCATGATTTTGTTATCACTACGTATTCAGTTGTCGAAACTGAATACAGGAAGCATGTGCTGCCGGAGAAACAAGAATGCCCTTGGTGTGGGGAGTTGTTTCACGAAGAGTTCTTGCCTCTTCACCGAGATTTCAAGTGTTATCCAGAATATGTTTTGGGAAAGACGAAGCCGTTGAAAAAGAAGAATACAGATGCTGGGGTGGATGAGAGGAATAAGGAAGTTCTAAAGAAAGGGAAGAGGTTGAGTAAGGACAAGGCCTCCGGAGCTGGTTCTTCTGCAAATGATTCAGAAGGAGCTGATAAAGGACCACGTGAAAGAAATTGTAATCTGTACTCCGTGGACTGGAACCGCATAATCTTGGATGAG GCTCACCATATCAAAGATAATCGAAGTAGCACTTCGCATGCTGTTCTTTCCTTCAACTCTACCTACAAATGGGCTCTAAGTGGCACTCCCCTTCAAAATCGTGTTGGAGAACTTTACTCACTT ATCCGCTTCCTCCAGATTTTTCCATATTCTTATTACTTTTGCGAGGATTGTGATTGCAGAACACCTAATAGCAG TTTAATTGAATGTTCAATTTGCAATCATAAAACTTATAGACACTTTTGCTGGTGGGACAAA TATATTACCCGACCAATAAAATTGGGAGGACATACTGGGCGTGGCAGAGATGCAATGCTTTTGCTGAAGCATAAGATTTTGAAAAGTATACTCCTTAGGCGTACTAAAGTGGGTAGATCTGCTGATCTTGCACTTCCTCCCAAAATG ATCTTTTTACGACGGGACTCGCTGGATATCAAGGAAGAGGATTACCTCAGATCATTGTACAACGATACTCAGGCCCAATTTAACAC ATATGTCACAGAAGGAACTGTTATGAATAACTACGCCAACATCTATAATCGCCTCACACGTGTTCGGCAG GCTTTGAATCATCCGTACCTTGTGGTATACTCTAAAAATGCCCTGAGCCAATCAAGTGTGGCGAATGATGATGGTGAAGTAAAATGCGGGCTGTGTCATAAATCTGTAGAAGATCCTGTG GTTAATGCATGTGGACACACCTTCTGTCAATCTTGTTTGATCAACTTCTCAGCTAGTGCGGGACAAGGCTCATGCCCTACATGCTTCATTACAGGTTTTAAGAGCTCAAGTATTCTCAACAGAATTCGGCTTGGTGACTTTAAGACTAGTACAAAACTAGAGGCTTTG AGGGAAGAAATTAGATTTATGGTTCAGAGGGATGGTACTGCAAAAGGAGTCGTTTTTAGCCAATTCCCATCATTCTTGGATTTGATTCACTATTCGCTGCAGAAG TCGGGAGTCCAGTGTGTTCAGTTGGATGGATCTACAAATATGAAGGCAAGAGATACTGCCATCAAAAGGTTTAACGAGGACCCAGATTGTAGATTATTTCTGACGAGCTTGAAAGCGGGAGGGACTGCACTTAATCTCACAGTGGCATCACAT GTATTCTTGATGGACGTGTGGTGGAATCCTGCAGTTGAGCAACAGGCTCAAGATAGAGTACATAGAATTGGGCAGTTTAAACCTGTGAG GGTTGTGAGGTTCGTAATAGAAGGTTCAGTTGAAGAAAGAAtattagagttgcaagagaagAAGCAATTAGTATTTGAAGG GACTGTTAGTGGGTCGGCCGATGCACTGGGAAAGTTATCAGAGAGAGACTTGAAATTCCTGTTTTCAATATAA